The Prosthecobacter fusiformis sequence ACTGACAGCGCCGTCACGGCTCCCTTTGAACCTGCTTCACCCTTTTTCCAAAACCTGGCGGGCAACACTTTCGTCACTTTCGAATAAGCTTTGGCGCTGAAAACGGCTGGCTTTCAGGGAAATCCGCCCTTCCAGCCCAAACTTGTCACATTAGCGTCACCTGATTTCCCTCGGCCGATCCTGCCGGAGAGGTCCATCTGGCACCTGTGGTCCCACCTTTTCCGTGACCTCAGAAGGGGCATTTTCCGCTTCGATGGCCATCCTGATTTTGTCACGCAGGGGGCTTCCTTCCTGGAGCAGTTTTGGAAACTTCAGGGCGAGCTGGCGATAGTACACGGCTGCGGCTTTTTCATTGCCCTGGCCTTCATAGTATTGCGCCAGCACCCGCAGCTCACGCTCCTCCGCCACCAGCACTTCAGCCAACCCTGCCCTGGCCTGGGCACCTTTATCACTTTCAGGAAAGCGGGTCAGAAACCACGTCAGCAGTACCGCCGCACGCTCGCGATCTTTGGGGGAGACTGCGCCACGCATTTTCTTCCACTTTTTGAAAGCAATGTCAGCCACCTGGTAGCCGGCATCGTCCGCCAGTTCATGCCGGGGATAGGTTTCCACAAACTCCTCATGACGTGCCTGCGCTTCCTCTACCCTGTCTGCTTTTTCCAGGGCTACGCCTAGCAAATAATGCGCCTGGATGCCCTCCTCCGAATGCGGTCCGCTGAGGATGATCTTGGCCAGCATACCCAGGAGATCATCCACCAGCAGCAGATCCCCTTTTTTCACCGGTTCCAGGGAGCGCCGCTCATCCTTGGCCATGCCTAGCTGGCGCTTCACCAGCAGGAGCTGCTCCTCTTGGGCACGGGTGAAATGACCAGGCTGGCGGGTGGCCAGTGTTTCCAGGACTCCAAAGGCTTCCAAGGGCTCATTCAGGGAAAGATGAATGCGGTACATCTCCCACAGGGCCATGGCTGAATACTCGCTGGCAGGATACTTTTTCGTGACGGTCGCGAAGCGCTCCAGCGCCTCCTTACGGTCTCCGCTCACCAGCGCT is a genomic window containing:
- the bamD gene encoding outer membrane protein assembly factor BamD; the encoded protein is MNWNFIQPLIQSSPALPGLLYFLLGAAPLSAADTQDLELAARLLQRGQKALVSGDRKEALERFATVTKKYPASEYSAMALWEMYRIHLSLNEPLEAFGVLETLATRQPGHFTRAQEEQLLLVKRQLGMAKDERRSLEPVKKGDLLLVDDLLGMLAKIILSGPHSEEGIQAHYLLGVALEKADRVEEAQARHEEFVETYPRHELADDAGYQVADIAFKKWKKMRGAVSPKDRERAAVLLTWFLTRFPESDKGAQARAGLAEVLVAEERELRVLAQYYEGQGNEKAAAVYYRQLALKFPKLLQEGSPLRDKIRMAIEAENAPSEVTEKVGPQVPDGPLRQDRPREIR